A genomic region of Pseudomonas sp. KU43P contains the following coding sequences:
- a CDS encoding DUF748 domain-containing protein: protein MYKGLTRALGAVLALVALYSLLGFLIIPGVGLRIANQQLAQYATVPAHLQRIEFNPFSLELTLWGLQIGEPGKEQVGFERLYTNLALDSLWKGALNLQAVELDKPRNEVLFAKDGTLNLTQLFKLPASESKAEQPPSDPFPLRIGSIKLSGGYLHFADQRPSEPIEFVYDDMNLELKNLSTLPDDNADMTLVARGPNGGRVDWSGTLSLAPIASEGTLKVTDGKMKLFWPYVRDAVPLVLEDGVFNLDTHYKLNLSKTTELLLDKTSLRIAPFAIQAPDGRPLARLANLEVSETSIDLAKQLVTVGKVRSEKLETWAALEKDGQLDWQKLFASQPAKATPKEKAEPAAAEPTPEEQAAKEPSKPWQVLLQDVQLRNYQVHLADRSQKEPVALDVGPLNLDLQGYDSLNQSPFTLKLDTGIGKQGKLQAAGQVNLAPVTAKLDVSTRDIDLRIAQAYLSPYIRLELRSGMLASDLKVDLKSTEPLAFTVAGKAQINQLHTLDTIKDRDFVKWQQVNVGGLSYVHGDALSIDKVTLLQPYARFIINEDRTTNVDDLLIPQPAGGNTSSQAKSPSAPASKPLGIRIGQININEGSANFADLTLTPNFATAVQQLNGQIGTIDNRRPAPAKVDIKGKVDRYAPVTIKGALNPFNPLASLDIATSFKRVELTTLTPYSGKFAGFRIRKGRLNLDLHYLITNGQLKAENKVVVEQLQLGEKVDSPDAVDLPIRLAVALLKDTEGKISIELPVTGDLNNPQFSVMPIVWQTLRNLVLRAAQAPFKFIGGLIAGGGEEDLGSVAFAPGSSELSGDAQSALDKLASALKERPELRLEIEGTSAQSSDGPLIAQQRLEREYQATWYKILQRRGDKVPANASMLVVDDSDKPAMLEGIYRNRLKQQPPGEWQQLSRDERTAKLREAVIKSWAESTALLRTLGQERASSIKDYLVDKGKLEDDRVYFIDTSLGQAEKDGRVITPMHLDAE, encoded by the coding sequence ATGTACAAAGGATTGACTCGCGCCCTGGGCGCCGTGCTTGCCCTCGTGGCCCTCTATAGCCTGCTAGGCTTTCTGATTATCCCCGGTGTCGGCCTGCGCATCGCCAACCAGCAGTTGGCGCAGTACGCCACCGTGCCTGCGCACCTGCAGCGTATCGAATTCAACCCGTTCAGCCTGGAGCTGACCTTGTGGGGCCTGCAGATCGGCGAACCAGGCAAGGAGCAGGTCGGATTCGAACGGCTGTATACAAACCTGGCGCTCGACAGCCTGTGGAAAGGCGCCCTTAACTTGCAAGCAGTCGAGCTCGACAAGCCACGCAACGAAGTGCTGTTCGCCAAGGACGGCACGCTCAACCTGACCCAGCTATTCAAGCTGCCCGCCAGCGAATCCAAGGCCGAACAGCCGCCCAGTGATCCGTTCCCGCTGCGCATCGGCAGCATCAAGCTCAGCGGCGGTTATCTGCACTTCGCCGACCAGCGCCCGAGCGAGCCGATCGAGTTCGTCTACGACGACATGAACCTGGAGCTGAAAAACCTCAGCACACTGCCCGACGACAACGCTGACATGACCCTGGTGGCTCGCGGGCCGAACGGCGGGCGTGTGGACTGGAGCGGCACCCTCAGCTTGGCGCCGATCGCCTCGGAAGGCACCCTGAAGGTAACCGACGGCAAGATGAAGCTGTTCTGGCCCTATGTGCGCGATGCCGTGCCGTTGGTGCTGGAAGACGGCGTCTTCAACCTCGACACCCACTACAAGCTCAACCTGTCCAAGACCACCGAACTGCTACTCGACAAAACTTCACTACGTATTGCGCCGTTCGCCATCCAGGCACCGGATGGCCGCCCCCTGGCACGCCTTGCCAACCTGGAGGTAAGCGAAACCTCCATCGACCTGGCCAAGCAATTGGTCACTGTGGGTAAGGTCCGCAGCGAAAAACTGGAAACCTGGGCTGCCCTGGAAAAAGACGGCCAACTCGACTGGCAGAAGCTGTTCGCCAGCCAGCCGGCCAAGGCTACCCCCAAGGAAAAAGCCGAACCGGCCGCCGCCGAACCTACTCCTGAGGAGCAGGCTGCCAAGGAGCCGAGCAAACCATGGCAGGTGCTGTTGCAAGACGTGCAACTGCGCAATTACCAGGTGCACCTGGCCGACCGCAGCCAAAAAGAGCCGGTAGCACTGGACGTCGGCCCGCTGAACCTCGACCTGCAGGGTTACGACAGCCTCAACCAGTCGCCCTTCACCCTCAAGCTGGACACCGGCATCGGCAAACAGGGCAAACTTCAAGCCGCAGGGCAGGTGAACCTGGCGCCGGTGACGGCCAAGCTCGATGTCAGCACCCGCGATATCGACCTGCGTATCGCCCAGGCCTACCTCAGCCCGTACATCCGCCTGGAGCTGCGCAGTGGCATGCTCGCCAGCGACCTCAAGGTCGACCTCAAGAGCACCGAGCCGCTGGCCTTCACCGTGGCCGGCAAGGCTCAGATCAACCAATTGCACACCCTCGACACCATCAAGGATCGCGACTTCGTCAAGTGGCAGCAGGTGAATGTGGGCGGGCTCTCCTACGTTCACGGTGATGCCCTGTCCATCGACAAAGTGACCCTGCTGCAGCCCTATGCGCGCTTCATCATCAACGAAGACCGCACCACCAACGTCGATGACTTGCTGATTCCGCAGCCGGCAGGCGGTAACACCTCGAGCCAGGCGAAATCACCCAGCGCGCCGGCCAGCAAGCCGCTGGGCATCCGCATTGGCCAGATCAACATCAATGAGGGCTCGGCCAATTTCGCCGACCTCACGCTAACGCCGAACTTCGCCACCGCCGTCCAGCAGCTGAATGGCCAGATCGGTACCATCGACAACCGCAGACCCGCGCCGGCCAAGGTAGACATCAAGGGTAAGGTCGACCGTTACGCGCCGGTTACCATCAAGGGCGCATTGAACCCGTTCAACCCGTTGGCCAGCCTGGATATCGCCACCAGCTTCAAGCGCGTCGAACTGACCACCCTCACCCCCTACTCCGGCAAGTTCGCCGGTTTCCGTATTCGCAAGGGGCGCCTGAACCTCGACCTGCACTACCTGATTACCAACGGCCAGCTCAAGGCCGAGAACAAGGTAGTGGTAGAGCAGCTGCAGCTGGGCGAGAAGGTCGACAGCCCGGATGCGGTGGACCTGCCCATCCGCTTGGCAGTCGCGCTGCTCAAGGACACCGAAGGCAAGATCTCGATCGAGCTACCGGTAACCGGCGACCTCAACAATCCGCAGTTCAGCGTCATGCCGATCGTCTGGCAGACACTGCGCAACCTGGTGTTGCGCGCGGCTCAGGCGCCATTCAAGTTTATCGGCGGGCTGATTGCCGGCGGCGGCGAGGAAGACCTCGGCAGCGTCGCTTTCGCGCCCGGCTCCAGCGAGCTCAGCGGCGATGCCCAGTCGGCTCTGGACAAGCTGGCATCGGCCCTCAAGGAGCGCCCTGAACTGCGCCTGGAAATCGAAGGTACCAGCGCACAGAGCAGCGACGGCCCGCTGATCGCCCAACAGCGTCTGGAGCGCGAGTATCAGGCCACCTGGTACAAGATCCTGCAACGCCGTGGCGACAAGGTGCCGGCCAACGCTTCGATGCTGGTGGTCGACGACAGCGACAAGCCGGCGATGCTCGAAGGCATCTACCGCAATCGGCTGAAGCAGCAGCCTCCCGGCGAATGGCAGCAGCTCAGCCGAGACGAACGTACTGCCAAGCTGCGCGAGGCGGTGATCAAATCATGGGCGGAAAGTACTGCCCTGCTGCGTACCCTGGGCCAGGAGCGGGCCAGCAGCATCAAGGATTACCTGGTCGACAAGGGCAAGCTGGAGGATGACCGGGTTTACTTCATCGATACCAGCCTGGGGCAGGCAGAAAAAGATGGTCGGGTGATTACACCGATGCATCTGGATGCCGAGTAA
- a CDS encoding VOC family protein → MSELPARPGRLNGLRHIALLVPNLEECERFYVDVLGMEVLNRANEDLVYLTCGNDNLSLGRGAGAANGLQTLDHYGFIVDSVEELEAWYQYFKAHGVTLLDRPFNHGDGARSFHLLDPAGNKVQPLYHPAVSGQRLV, encoded by the coding sequence ATGTCTGAATTACCTGCACGCCCTGGTCGCTTGAATGGCCTGCGTCATATTGCCTTGCTGGTGCCGAACCTTGAGGAGTGCGAGCGCTTCTATGTCGATGTGCTGGGCATGGAGGTGTTGAACCGGGCCAACGAGGATCTGGTGTACCTCACCTGCGGCAACGACAACCTCTCACTGGGGCGTGGAGCAGGGGCGGCCAATGGGCTGCAGACCCTCGATCACTATGGCTTCATCGTCGACAGCGTCGAGGAGCTGGAGGCGTGGTATCAGTACTTCAAGGCCCATGGGGTGACGCTGCTCGATCGGCCTTTCAACCATGGCGACGGGGCGCGCAGCTTCCATCTGCTCGACCCAGCAGGGAACAAGGTGCAGCCGCTTTATCATCCGGCGGTTTCGGGGCAGCGGTTGGTCTGA
- a CDS encoding putative quinol monooxygenase, whose product MYSLFIKTRVKPGCAEAFLAAINLNAAASVATEPGCLVFDVSQDRIDPDVIYLYEIYQDDEAYEAHTRTAHFRDSRPLVEPLVLEQECFESDVIARNPVN is encoded by the coding sequence GTGTACAGCCTGTTCATCAAGACTCGCGTAAAACCTGGCTGCGCTGAAGCCTTCCTGGCGGCAATCAATCTCAACGCCGCTGCCTCGGTGGCTACCGAACCTGGTTGCCTGGTGTTCGATGTATCCCAAGACCGGATCGACCCCGATGTCATCTATCTGTACGAGATCTACCAGGACGACGAGGCCTACGAAGCGCATACCCGCACAGCGCACTTTCGCGACAGCCGCCCATTGGTCGAGCCGCTGGTGCTTGAACAAGAATGCTTCGAAAGCGACGTGATCGCGCGTAACCCTGTGAACTGA
- a CDS encoding BON domain-containing protein, translating to MKKFAIAAATATALTLTMANAAFAQQSTQAPMTLAAGEVTKAKEATSDTWITTKVKSDLMTEKGIPGSDIKVETNKGVVSLSSTTAVTESQKEMAIAITKKIDGVKAVSADGLKAE from the coding sequence ATGAAGAAGTTCGCCATTGCTGCCGCTACTGCTACCGCTCTGACCCTGACCATGGCTAACGCGGCTTTTGCCCAGCAGTCCACCCAGGCCCCAATGACGCTGGCGGCCGGTGAGGTGACCAAAGCCAAGGAAGCTACCTCCGATACTTGGATCACCACCAAGGTCAAATCGGACCTGATGACCGAGAAAGGCATCCCGGGCTCTGACATCAAGGTCGAGACCAACAAAGGTGTGGTTTCGCTCTCGTCGACCACTGCGGTTACCGAATCGCAGAAAGAGATGGCAATTGCCATTACCAAGAAGATCGATGGCGTGAAGGCCGTTTCGGCTGACGGCCTGAAAGCCGAATAA
- the pnp gene encoding polyribonucleotide nucleotidyltransferase: protein MNPVIKKFQFGQSTVTLETGRIARQATGAVLVTVDNDVTVLVTVVGAKQADPGKGFFPLSVHYQEKTYAAGKIPGGFFKREGRPSEKETLTSRLIDRPIRPLFPEGFMNEVQVVCTVVSTSKKTDPDIAAMIGTSAALAISGIPFEGPIGAARVAFHESTGYLLNPTYEQLQASSLDMVVAGTESAVLMVESEAQELTEDQMLGAVLFAHDEFQSVIQAVKELAAEAGKPTWDWKPATANTELFNAIRAEFGEAVSQGYTITVKADRYARLGELRDQAVAKFSGEEGQPSASEVKDIFGEIEYRTVRENIVNGKPRIDGRDTKTVRPLNIEVGVLPKTHGSALFTRGETQALVVATLGTARDAQLLDTLEGEKKDPFMLHYNFPPFSVGECGRMGGAGRREIGHGRLARRSVQAMLPAADVFPYTIRVVSEITESNGSSSMASVCGASLALMDAGVPMKAPVAGIAMGLVKEGEKFAVLTDILGDEDHLGDMDFKVAGTAKGVTALQMDIKINGITEEIMEIALGQALEARLNILGQMNQIIAQSRTELSANAPTMIAMKIDTDKIRDVIGKGGATIRAICEETKASIDIEDDGSIKIFGETKEAAEAARQRVLGITAEAEIGKIYVGKVERIVDFGAFVNILPGKDGLVHISMLSDARVEKVTDVLKEGQEVEVLVLDVDNRGRIKLSIKDVAAAKASGV, encoded by the coding sequence GTGAACCCGGTAATCAAGAAATTCCAGTTCGGTCAATCGACCGTTACTCTCGAAACGGGCCGCATCGCCCGTCAGGCGACCGGCGCCGTGCTGGTGACCGTCGACAACGACGTTACCGTGCTGGTGACCGTGGTCGGCGCCAAGCAGGCTGACCCAGGCAAGGGCTTCTTCCCGCTGTCTGTCCACTACCAGGAAAAGACCTACGCTGCGGGCAAGATCCCAGGTGGTTTCTTCAAGCGTGAAGGCCGTCCTTCCGAGAAAGAGACCCTGACCTCGCGCCTGATCGACCGTCCGATCCGCCCGCTGTTCCCTGAAGGCTTCATGAACGAAGTCCAGGTCGTCTGCACCGTGGTTTCCACCAGCAAGAAGACCGATCCGGACATCGCTGCGATGATCGGTACCTCGGCTGCCCTGGCCATCTCCGGCATTCCGTTCGAAGGCCCGATCGGCGCTGCCCGCGTTGCCTTCCACGAGAGCACCGGCTACCTGCTGAACCCGACCTACGAACAGCTGCAGGCTTCGAGCCTGGACATGGTCGTTGCCGGTACCGAATCTGCTGTGCTGATGGTTGAATCGGAAGCCCAAGAGCTGACCGAAGACCAGATGCTGGGCGCCGTACTGTTCGCCCACGATGAATTCCAGTCGGTCATCCAGGCTGTCAAAGAGCTGGCTGCAGAAGCGGGCAAGCCGACCTGGGATTGGAAACCGGCTACTGCCAACACCGAGCTGTTCAACGCCATCCGCGCTGAATTCGGCGAAGCGGTTTCCCAGGGCTACACCATCACCGTCAAGGCCGACCGTTACGCGCGCCTGGGCGAGCTGCGCGACCAGGCGGTCGCCAAGTTCTCCGGTGAAGAAGGCCAGCCTTCTGCTTCCGAAGTCAAAGACATCTTCGGCGAAATCGAATACCGCACCGTTCGCGAGAACATCGTCAACGGCAAGCCGCGTATCGATGGTCGTGACACCAAGACCGTTCGTCCGCTGAACATCGAAGTCGGCGTGCTGCCGAAGACCCACGGTTCGGCCCTGTTCACCCGTGGCGAAACCCAGGCCCTGGTCGTCGCGACCTTGGGTACTGCCCGTGACGCCCAGCTGCTGGACACCCTCGAAGGCGAGAAGAAAGACCCGTTCATGCTGCACTACAACTTCCCACCGTTCTCGGTAGGCGAATGTGGTCGTATGGGTGGCGCTGGCCGTCGTGAAATCGGTCACGGTCGCCTGGCTCGTCGTTCGGTTCAGGCCATGCTGCCAGCCGCTGATGTGTTCCCATACACCATCCGCGTTGTATCGGAAATCACCGAGTCCAACGGTTCCAGCTCCATGGCTTCGGTCTGCGGTGCTTCCCTGGCTCTGATGGACGCCGGTGTACCAATGAAAGCGCCGGTTGCCGGTATCGCCATGGGTCTGGTCAAGGAAGGCGAGAAGTTCGCGGTCCTGACCGACATCCTGGGTGACGAAGACCACCTGGGCGACATGGACTTCAAGGTAGCCGGTACCGCCAAAGGCGTCACCGCGCTGCAGATGGACATCAAGATCAACGGCATCACCGAAGAGATCATGGAAATCGCCCTGGGCCAGGCCCTGGAAGCGCGCCTGAACATCCTCGGCCAGATGAACCAGATCATCGCCCAATCGCGCACCGAGCTGTCGGCCAACGCGCCGACCATGATCGCGATGAAGATCGACACCGACAAGATCCGTGACGTCATCGGTAAAGGCGGCGCCACCATCCGCGCCATCTGCGAAGAAACCAAGGCCTCGATCGACATCGAAGACGATGGCTCGATCAAGATCTTCGGCGAAACCAAGGAAGCGGCCGAGGCAGCTCGCCAGCGCGTCCTGGGCATTACTGCCGAAGCCGAAATCGGCAAGATCTACGTTGGCAAGGTCGAGCGTATCGTCGACTTTGGCGCCTTCGTGAACATCCTGCCGGGCAAAGACGGCCTGGTACACATCTCCATGCTCAGCGATGCGCGCGTGGAGAAGGTGACCGACGTTCTGAAAGAAGGTCAGGAAGTTGAAGTACTGGTACTGGACGTGGACAACCGCGGCCGTATCAAGCTGTCGATCAAAGACGTTGCCGCAGCCAAGGCTTCCGGCGTGTAA
- the rpsO gene encoding 30S ribosomal protein S15 — protein sequence MALSVEEKAQIVTDFQQAAGDTGSPEVQVALLTANINKLQGHFKANGKDHHSRRGLIRMVNQRRKLLDYLKGKDTTRYSALIGRLGLRR from the coding sequence ATGGCCCTCAGCGTTGAAGAAAAAGCTCAAATCGTTACCGACTTCCAGCAAGCTGCTGGCGACACTGGTAGCCCGGAAGTTCAGGTTGCTCTGCTGACCGCGAACATCAACAAGCTGCAAGGCCACTTCAAGGCCAACGGCAAAGACCACCACTCCCGTCGTGGCCTGATCCGTATGGTTAACCAGCGTCGTAAGCTGCTGGACTACCTGAAGGGCAAAGACACCACTCGTTACAGCGCCCTGATCGGTCGCCTGGGCCTGCGTCGCTAA
- the truB gene encoding tRNA pseudouridine(55) synthase TruB, giving the protein MAQVKRIRRNVSGIILLDKPLGFTSNAALQKVRWLLNAEKAGHTGSLDPLATGVLPLCFGEATKFSQYLLDSDKGYETVMQLGQTTSTADAEGEVLQTREVTVGRADLEAVIPRFRGEILQVPPMYSALKRDGQPLYKLARAGEVVEREARSVTISRLELLECEGTRARLSVGCSKGTYIRTLVEDIGEALGCGAYVAELRRTQAGPFALAQTVTLEELEQAHAEGGNEALDRFLMPSDSGLQDWPLVCLSEHSAFYWLHGQAVRAPDAPQFGMVRVQDQNGRFIGIGEVSEDGRIAPRRLIRSE; this is encoded by the coding sequence GTGGCCCAGGTCAAACGTATCCGCCGCAACGTCAGCGGCATCATCCTGCTCGACAAGCCGTTGGGGTTCACTTCCAACGCCGCGCTGCAGAAAGTCCGCTGGTTGCTCAATGCCGAGAAGGCCGGGCATACCGGTAGCCTCGACCCACTGGCCACTGGCGTGTTGCCACTGTGCTTCGGTGAAGCGACCAAGTTTTCGCAGTACCTGCTCGATTCCGACAAGGGCTACGAAACGGTCATGCAGCTGGGGCAGACTACCAGCACCGCAGACGCAGAAGGCGAAGTCCTGCAGACCCGAGAGGTGACCGTTGGTCGCGCCGATCTGGAAGCGGTTATCCCGCGTTTTCGCGGTGAAATCCTTCAAGTACCGCCGATGTACTCGGCGCTCAAGCGCGACGGCCAGCCGCTTTACAAACTGGCGCGTGCAGGAGAGGTAGTGGAGCGCGAGGCGCGTTCTGTTACTATTAGCCGCTTGGAGTTGCTCGAGTGCGAAGGCACCCGTGCACGACTGTCGGTCGGTTGCAGCAAAGGCACCTATATTCGCACCCTAGTGGAGGATATCGGTGAGGCCCTGGGCTGCGGCGCCTATGTCGCCGAACTGCGCAGGACCCAGGCCGGGCCCTTCGCGCTGGCACAGACGGTCACGCTCGAAGAACTCGAGCAGGCCCACGCCGAAGGCGGCAACGAAGCGCTCGATCGCTTCCTGATGCCCTCCGACAGCGGGCTGCAGGACTGGCCGCTGGTGTGTCTTTCCGAGCACAGTGCGTTCTACTGGCTGCATGGCCAGGCTGTTCGCGCGCCGGACGCACCGCAATTCGGCATGGTCCGGGTACAGGATCAAAATGGTCGCTTCATCGGTATCGGTGAAGTGAGCGAAGACGGGCGCATTGCGCCACGTCGACTGATTCGGTCGGAATGA
- the rbfA gene encoding 30S ribosome-binding factor RbfA, translating into MAKEYSRTQRIGDQMQRELAELIRREVKDPRVGLVTITAVDVSRDLGHAKVFITVMGEETPDAVQQSLKALNSAASFLRLHLGRSMQLRSVPQLHFHFDESVSRGVHLSALIERAVAEDRLHKDADELDTKE; encoded by the coding sequence ATGGCCAAAGAATACAGCCGTACCCAACGTATCGGTGATCAGATGCAGCGTGAGCTGGCAGAGCTGATCCGCCGTGAAGTAAAAGACCCACGCGTCGGTCTGGTGACCATCACCGCCGTGGACGTCAGCCGCGACCTGGGCCATGCCAAGGTCTTCATCACCGTCATGGGCGAAGAAACCCCTGACGCCGTGCAGCAGTCGCTCAAGGCACTGAACAGCGCCGCCAGCTTCCTGCGCCTGCACTTGGGCCGCTCGATGCAGCTGCGCAGCGTGCCGCAATTGCATTTCCACTTCGATGAAAGTGTCAGCCGTGGTGTACACCTGTCGGCACTGATCGAGCGTGCAGTGGCCGAAGACCGCCTGCACAAGGATGCCGACGAGCTGGACACCAAGGAGTAA